A single Lolium perenne isolate Kyuss_39 chromosome 6, Kyuss_2.0, whole genome shotgun sequence DNA region contains:
- the LOC127306900 gene encoding salt tolerance receptor-like cytoplasmic kinase 1 yields MPDGCGLLDCLRRGERDKHDTGRTDSRISDEPGGGSADGKSGRVRRLEWAEVESVTGGFSSRVIGQGGFSTVYLASLSSSRLGAVKVQRSSERLLRVFRQELDVLVSVRHPHIVRLLGYCDEREEGVLVFEYAANGDLHERLHREREGGPKRAPLPWARRMAIAFQVAMALEYLHESRDPAVIHGDIKASNVLLDAALDAKLCDFGFAHVGFSAAVRPAAATTAARASARHVMGSPGYLDPHLLRSGVPTKKSDVYSFGVLMLELVTGREAMCAETGHRLTATVGPTVSEGKVDDVVDRRLGDAYDREEAATVGALALRCTNASPGLRPSMADVVRVLQEKTSALIAAVGPKPVRKTVS; encoded by the exons ATGCCGGACGGGTGCGGCCTGCTGGACTGCCTCCGCCGCGGCGAGCGCGACAAGCATGACACCGGCCGAACGGACTCCCGCATCTCGGACGAGCCCGGCGGCGGGTCGGCGGACGGCAAGAGCGGGCGGGTGAGGCGGCTCGAGTGGGCCGAGGTCGAGTCGGTCACCGGCGGCTTCTCCTCCCGCGTGATCGGCCAGGGCGGCTTCAGCACGGTCTACCtcgcgtcgctctcctcctcccgcCTCGGCGCCGTCAAGGTGCAGCGGAGCAGCGAGCGCCTCCTCCGCGTCTTCCGCCAGGAGCTCGACGTGCTCGTGTCCGTCCGCCACCCACACATCGTCCGCCTGCTCGGCTACTGCGACGAACGAG AGGAAGGCGTCCTGGTGTTCGAGTACGCCGCCAACGGCGACCTGCACGAGCGGCTCCACCGGGAACGGGAGGGCGGCCCGAAGCGGGCGCCGCTGCCGTGGGCGCGGCGCATGGCCATCGCGTTCCAGGTGGCGATGGCGCTCGAGTACCTGCACGAGAGCAGGGACCCGGCGGTCATCCACGGCGACATCAAGGCCTCCAACGTGCTCCTCGACGCCGCCCTCGACGCCAAGCTCTGCGACTTCGGCTTCGCCCACGTCGGCTTCTCCGCCGCGGTCCGTCCGGCCGCCGCCACCACGGCGGCCAGGGCCTCCGCGCGCCACGTCATGGGCTCCCCGGGCTACCTGGACCCGCACCTCCTCCGCTCCGGCGTGCCCACCAAGAAGAGCGACGTGTACAGCTTCGGCGTGCTCATGCTCGAGCTCGTCACCGGGCGGGAGGCCATGTGCGCGGAGACGGGACACCGGCTGACCGCCACCGTCGGTCCCACGGTCAGCGAGGGCAAAGTGGATGACGTGGTGGACCGGAGGCTGGGAGATGCGTACGACAGGGAGGAGGCCGCCACCGTGGGGGCGCTCGCGCTGCGGTGCACCAATGCCAGCCCGGGGCTCCGGCCATCCATGGCGGACGTGGTGCGCGTGCTCCAGGAGAAGACGTCGGCGTTGATCGCGGCAGTTGGACCCAAGCCGGTCCGCAAGACGGTTTCCTGA